acaagggagcaaaaactgtccagtggaaaaaggacagcattttcaacaaatggtgctggcacaactgtccgttatcatgtagaagaatgggaattgatccattcctatctccttgtactaaggtcaaatctaagtggattaaggaacaccacataaaaccagagacactgaaacttatagaggagaaagtagggaaaacccttgaagatatgggtacagggggaaaattcctgaatagaacagcaatggcttgcgctgtaagatcaagtatcaacaaatgggacctcataaaactgatttTTCTAGTATGGATCAGGTGAATCAAGCTCAAGTCACTGAGCCTTCAAAGCAAGCAATTTATGACTGAGCTATTTCCCTACGAGTTTGCTGCAGCACTCCAGAACTAAATTTCATAGATTCTGCGCTAAAGATATGCTGCAGTGTAGAGATGAAAAGATTTGAAAAGTCCTGTGGGTGATCCTGATGTAGTCGGTTTATAGGTCAACAGGCAAGAGTTGGTATGAGTGAAGGAGCAACTTCTTTTAACTCCTGCTTGTTAATGACACTGGTTTTGATAGGCCCTAAGAAGGGGCAGTTATTTGAGTAATATGTCTTTATAAACTGACAAAAGCCTTGGAGAAGCTGAACAACTTGATCTACTTAGTATACACCCTGGGGCATAATCATTAAAATAATTGTGATACTTCCATATTTGGTTCATTACACTAATGGACCAAAACAAATGCACTAGCTACAATCAAATCTAAACAACCTAGCAGTTAGATTCAGCTCAGctcttctgaaaataaaaatgtttaaattgctGGGTTAGTTTCATATCTCATAGTCCTAATTCTAGGCACAGTTATTATGGATAATAATAACTTTTTCCATTGTTGCTTACCACAATTTAACATGAAAGTTGTTGAGGTTTGTCAGCTAAATGATTCTCTCTTGAGGCTCTTTCAAACATATTTAATGCTAATTTACAATTTTCTCCATATTGTAGGGATTGTGACAattggagaggaaaagaaaatttgtACTGCCTCTGAGAACTTCCTGAGGATGTGTGAATCTACTGAGGTGAGTATCCTTGCACTCTACTTCTGTCAGAATTTGACCACACACTTTGATATTTAAGAATGTACTATAGTtaaatgtattttgatttttttctatcacaGATTATTTTGCTTGCTGTGTGTTTTATGCAGGCTACTAGAGTATAAAAGCtatttgtatatttaaataaaatgattataaatGCTTGAGGCATTCTAGAAATTCatcttaaaagtttaaaattataaatatatttcataacTATATTGTTATAAAATTACTGAAATCCATCATTTTAAATGACATCTCATTATTGTAATGACATCATAGTAAATTGGTTCAGTGGTACTGATTTAAGTGATGTGAAAGATGAGGGCATTTTAATGCTACTGTTGATGAAACACACAACTTGTCAAGAGCTCACACTTGTTAATGATAATACTGATTCTTTTATGTAATAATAGTGGCAGTTGCAATCTTTCTTCTTTATGTAAGTGACTCACtttgatttgtatgtgtgttgttctgttttattctgtCTTCTGCAGCTGAATATGACCTTCCACTTGTTCATTGTGGCACTTGCTGGAGCTGGAGCAGCAGTTATTGCTATGGTAAGTCCTTCACAGCTCAATGATTGACCAACTTAATAGTTTGAAATACAATGTTACTTGCTTGAATGCATAGTTTGTTTCtcatatattttctatataaGATGTTATTGTCAGTAGAGTGAGGGAGGGATCTGGGGATATGGATCAGTTTTtacagcactggttgctcttccagagaaagtGGGTTCAAGTCCTCACAACCACAACACAGTTTACAGCAGAGAATCTGACACTTTACTCCGACCTCCATGCAGTCATCCACATGGAACACAtagatgcagacaaaacactcatacacagaaaataaaaacaaataggatttttaaattgaaagaacagtttttaaaataaattcactgATGTATTTGGGGACAGGTAGCTGGTGTGCCACAGTGAAGGTATGAAAGTAAGAAGACAAtataggggggggggggcgtattCTCTTTTTGTCCCATGTGGGTTACAGGATTTGAACTGGAGTCATCAGGCTGCaaagtttttgtttgtatgtgtttgtttgtttgtttgtttgttttcccactgagccatctcactgaccatATAAAATTTTATGTGAATAGAAAGAATGTACAAGATTGTGTTAAAATGTGAAATATTCTTTTAAGGTTAATTCTTACTGGTCAGTATTGTTCTAAAAATTAGAGGTACCGTAAATTTCATTGTGAATTATATAATCAAAATTATGCATACATTCAAGCATTCAGAAGCTTTTTCTGATCCACACACATGGACAGTAAGAGCATAATAATGTAAGAGCATAGTATTCAGGGATAGCATCCACAGCACTTTCTTTTAAGGGACTCTCAGCTTATAGTAAACAAAATGTAAACTTtcaaaggaaataataagttctaaaaaaaaaataacaaagcagATTCTATTTCTCCCTACATTTTGGTGTCACAAAAATTAGAAGCAGGGGCAGTTAGTATTGCACAtttgtagaatgcttgcctagcctgCATAAGGCCTTGAATAGATCACCAATattacaattaattaattaattaattaattaattaattaatatgttgctataaaacaaaataagttcATTAGTATATTCACTATTTAGGGTAGTtatgatatgtatatatctgtactCTTCTAGTATCAGTTGGTCTCATGacttgtgtttttttattttttcttttttattagatattttctttatttacatttcaaatggtatcccctttcctagtttcccctcagaaaatcccctatccccttccccctccccctgctctccaacccacatactcccattcctggtcttggaattcccctatactggggcatagaaccttcacaggatctagagcctctcctctcattgatgaccaactaggccatcctctgctacatatacagctagagccacaagttccaccatgtgttttctttgattggtggtttagttccaaggagctctcggggtactggttagttcatattgatgttcctcctatggggcttcaaacctcttcagttccttgggtactttctctagctccttcattgggaaccttgtgctccatccaatggatgattgtgagcatcaacttctgtatttgccaggcactgacagaacctctcaggagacagctatatcagcctcctgtcagcaagctcttgttggtatctgccatagtgtctgagtttggtggttgtttatgggatggctccccaagtggggcaatctctggatggttgttccttcagtctctgcttcactctttgtctctgtaactccttccatgggcattttgttcccccttctaagaaagattctgagcttctgggctaatatccacatatcagtgaaaGCATATCatttatgttcttttgtgattgggttacctcccttaggaggatatcctccagatccatccatttttctaagaataGAATTACATTACTTCCTCCTACCCtgtcctccctccagccccttccAGATGCCTTTCTCCAAAGGCCTCTCATGTCCCCAgtctagttacttttctattaaaatgacaaaacaccatgaccagggcaacttattaaacaaagcatttaatttgggagCTCATCTTTTCAGGATGCTAAAGTTCATGACTCCCCTAGCAAGCAGTGTGGCagcagacagacaagcagacaggcAGATAGGCATACAGGCATGGCATTAGAGTAGTAGCTAAGACCTTACacttgatccataggcagagagagagagagagagagagagagagagagagagagagagagagagagagagagagagatagtttaAATGGCAGGAGCTTTTGAACTCTCCAAGCTCATTTCTAGtaacacctccttcaacaaggctacacctcctgatccttctcaAAGAATTTCCTTCCCTGAAGATCAACCATTCAAACATATTGACCTATGGGGCCTTTCTTATTCAAATCATTACACTCTTCCACTCCCAAATTGATAGACTACATTTCTTTGATTGTATTCTTGATTGAGTATTAAGTTAcatagtattttaatttttaatggtgAATAAAAACATGTCGTGTATTTTTAATGTCAAAGAAAGTACAACTTAAGTTAATGAACTTATCCAttgatttttacaatattgaGATCTCTCATTTCGCAGTATTGAAGATAAGACCTACGAACTTGTAAATGCTAGGCAAACGGGGAGGGTCTAAATAAGGTATTCAAGCTGACCTGAACTTTTATCCAGGTTGGCATTACATCTATGATCCCCCTCTATAGCTTACTGAATAGTTGCAAATACAAACCTATACTACCAGACTTGGGttatgtgatttattttttaatataataccTTCTGCTCATTGTGAATGTACATTAATATAGATCCATCtgaaaaatattctatattttagTTCCCAGTATCATAAGAAAGCAATTGGAAATGAATTATTAAAACAATTTCTTGGTAACTAAATACATGTTTGTTTTAGAATTCATGAGAACACTCTTCTCACCACAATATAAATTCAAAACACAAACTATGTAAGAGAAAATTTCTGCTTATGTAATTTAGAGCACAGATACAGAAAAGTGAAGATGAAACATGGAGTCTTGGCATTTTCGTTGCAAATGATAGCATAACCAGGAAACATTAAAGAGCATTTATATTCAGTCTTGGATTGGGAGGAAACCGTGTCAGCCGCAGCATTCTTCTCATACAAACGTGAACCTTTTAAAGTGTGAACCTTTGCTGTATTCATACATAGTTTggggtattgattttttttaattgtcacaGTGACAATTTACTGAGAGTGAACAGACTTCCAGAATAAATTATTTGTCTCTGTCAGGTCCACTACCTGATGGTTCTGTCTGCCAACTGGGCCTATGTGAAAGATGCCTGCCGCATGCAGAAGTACGAAGACATCAAGTCAAAGGAAGAGCAGGAGCTGCACGACATCCATTCTACTCGCTCCAAAGAGCGGCTCAATGCGTACACATAAATACGCTTCTCTGTTCCTTACCACTCGAAGGCATTGGTGTTTCATTAAGGGCCATCCAACCATCCAACCTGTGAAGAGCAAAACGAGAATGCTACTCATCAAAGATGCGCAGGGTGACTAATGAATCACCTGAGTATAACTCTTTGCTGTTGAGCATTCCATCTTCTAATTTGTTAAATTGGAATGACCAAATCTCCTCTACAAGCTCctattcagtctttttttttaacctctcaaATTGATTTAGTTCTTCTGTATGATCAAAGATATTAACATTGTCCAACGCAaatctttgtttgatttttaatcaCCTCCCACATATCACACATAACACTTTTTGCATTGTTTCTTATGTTTTGGAAGAGAAAATagctttttttatactttttagtttTGATTTCAGTAACTAGTTTAACTACAGGTAACCTTCAAAGGGACCGTTGTACAttatgaaagagagacagagatggtatCATGATGACTCCGCTTGATATGGGAATCAGTCTGGAGAGATCAGTGGCCACACGGCTATCGGCCATGGTTAATGTTTTCATCCATCTAAGGTGCAATTTCAAAATTTCTAAGGGTAGGTTAAAAAAAAGTGCTTCTTATCTTTGTTAACattgtattcttttttcttgATGTTCGTAAAAGGTATTTCTCTGATTACTCATGTTTATGTTGTGAGCATGTAGAAACAGTAATGCTAATGCATGGCCAGTTGCCTTCCTAAGATTGTGACACCAGGCTTACCTTTTCAAGTTTAGTATAGAAACAATTATCATGGAAATAACTACTGTGGACTGTTGGAGAGTGATCTTTTTTTGTGATTTATGCAGTGGCTGGATTGGATCTTTTAATATGCTAATGTGGAAAATTAATTACCTTTATGAAGGTGGTATCTTAAACATAAGCACACTAAACCCTCAAGACTTGTTTTACCCACTTAAAACTTTTAACGGATTGCACCTCTGTAAGCTATTTCTTAAAATGTGTATGATATATTTGAAAAGACTTCCATTAATATAATAGCTTTGCTTGCAGCCTTCCAATCTATGTTGGTTTACCTGTAGTGTTTCTAAAGGGTGGTCAGAGGCCACTAGAGAATGTATTGTTTGGGAGTGTAGTGatatatattttgtgtttttatttcaagTAAGTCATTTTAACCAAATGTTCATTCACATTCATTTATAAGAAGTACCTATATcagacaaattttaaaagaaaaacaatcagtATTAATGGACCAAATTTCGTGTTTGTTTTAACCTTGACTCTCTTTTGATTCTTTCTAATGCTACAAGAATGCTGtgaaatgtcatttaaaataatGATGTAGCCTGACAAGAAATTTTGTCAGTGTATAAACCTAGGTAGTATTGTGCACTGATTTGACCATTGTGAATTCCTCCTTCAGTGTAAGTGCATTCCCAATAAAATTTATTGAGTGAAACAATCTTTGTACAACTACTAGTCATGCATCATCAGTAATTTTACAAGTTCTTGTAGTAGGTAGGGGGTATTACTAGCGTTTCTGTGGCATGATTATGCATTCTGTAATATTAATTTGGGGGTCCTTTTGCTTTTTAACACTTAGATTATCTTAATGGTTCAACATTTTTCTGATATATGCAGTATTAAAGATATTGAGCAAAAGTATTAATGGGCTTCTTTAAATTCTATATTATAGTGTTTCAGTTCTGTGTCTACAGTGtgtgatgatttttaaaactgtcttttaaatttatgtaatGATGTTGACATTTTGACTTTTATTTCTGGTTttagagtttgtattttcatggaGTGCTTTGTAGCAGGCATTACAAGTAATCTGTTTTGTACATAAATGTGCCAACAGCTTGATGGTGGCGTTTTTGAAATGTAGAACAAAGTGCTTGCAAAATGTAATAAATACACTTGTGTACTTTGTGTACTTATTCTTAGTTTCTGCAGTGGTTTCTGTTTGTCTTGTTCATTCCTCACCTTGTGTGTGTAGTCTTTTCAAGGCAGTAGGATCCCACCTGGGGAAGATTCTTATTTCAGTTGAGGGGATCTGACCCTtcaacatttagaaaaaaaaatttgagtGTGAACATCCAATGTAAAAAGACTGAGGAACAATCAATTTATGAGGTTTTAGGGagttaaaaaaatgtttgtccaatttgttttttatgttttcttcctggtttctgtttttgtttttgctgtttctaGGGTTTATCAGACTCAGAAAAAATAGTAAtgtattttcaaaaacaaaaaaatgatttCTTGGTTTGATTCTAAATATCAAGGTGAGAGCaatgaaatggaagaaaaaggtcctaggatttttattttaaatctaaattaTCCTTTTCTTACAGGCAACGTGACATAGAAATGTTTGCATTAACGTTACCAACAAACTTTTATAAGTATAGGAACTTACAatcttacaatcttttttttcttttaaaaacatttttattatatatatatataattaggtattttcctcgtttacatttccaatgctatcccaaaagtcccccatacccaccccccaatcccctacccacccactccccctttttggccctggtgttcccctgtactggggcatataaagtttgaaagtccaaagggcctctctttccagtgatggctgaccaggccatcttttgatacatatgcagctagagacaagagctccgggttactggttagttcatattgttgttcaacatatagggttgcagttgcctttagctccttgggtactttctttaactcctccattgggggccgtgtgacccatccaatagctgactgtgagcatccagttctgtgtttgctaggccccagcatagtctcacaatagacagctatatctgggtccttacaacaaaatcttgctagtgtatgcaatggtgtcagtgtttggaagctgattatgggatggatccctggatatggcaatcactagatggtccatccttttgtcacagctccaaattttgtctctgtaactccttccatggttgttttgttcccatttctaggaaggggcaaagtgtccagactttggtcttcgttcttcttgagtttcatgcatttagcaaattgtatcttatatcttgtgtatcctaagtttctgggctaatatccacttatcagtgagtacatagtgtgcgagttcttttgtgattgggttacctcactcaggatgatgccctccaggtccatccatttgcctaggaatttcataaattcattctttttaatagctgattagtactccattgtttaaatgtaccacattttctgtgtccattcctctgttgaggggcatctgggttctttccagcttctggctattataaataaggctgctatgaacatagtggagcatgtgtccttcttacaggttgggacatcttctggatatatgcccaagagaggtattgtaggatcctccggtagtactatgcccaattttctgaggaatcgccagactgaattccagagtggttgtacaagcttgcaatcccaccaacaatggaggagtgttcctctttctccacatcctcgccagcatctgctgtcacctgaatttttgatcttagccattctgactggtgtgaggtggaatctcagggttgttttgacttgcatttccctgatgattaagcatgttgaacacttttcaggtgcttctctgccattcagtattcctcacgtgagaattctttgttcagctctgagccccattttttaattggattattcaattttctggagcccaccttcttgagttctttatatatattggatattagtcccctatccgatttgggataggtaaagatcctttcccaatctgttggtgatctttttgtcttattgacggtgtcttttgccttgcagaagctttgcaattttatgaggtcccatttatcgattctcgatcttacagcacaagccattgctgttctattcaggaatttttcccctgtacccatatcttcgagggtttcccctactttctcctctataagtttcagtgtctctggttttatgtgaagttccttaatccaattagatttgaccttagtacaaggagataggaacagatcaattctcattcttctacatgataaccaacagttgtgccagcaccatttgttgaaaatgctgtctttttttccactggatggttttagctcccttgtcaaagatcaagtgaccataggtgtgtgggttcatctctgggtcttcaattctattccattggtctacttgtctgtcactataccagtaccatgcagtttttatcacaattgctctgtagtacagctttaggtcaggcatggtggttccaacagagattcttttatccttgagaagagtttgctatcctaggttttttgttattccagatgaatctgctgattgccctttctaattcattgaagaattgagttgtaattttgatggggattgcattgaatcggtagattgcttttggcaagatagccatttttacaatgttgatcctgccaatccatgagcatgggagatctttccatcttcagagatcatctttaatttctttcttcagagacttgaagttcttatcatacagatctttcacttccttagttagagtcacgccaaggtattttatattatttgtgactattgggaagggtgttgtttccctaatttctctctcagcctgtttatcctttgtgtacagaaaggccattgacttgtttgagttaattttatatccagctacttcattgaagttgtttttcaggcttaggagttctctggtggaatttttagggtcacttatatatactatcatatcatttgcaaaaagtgatattttgacttcttcctttccaatttgtatttccttgatctccttttgttgtctaattgctctggctaggacttctagtacaatgttgaataggtaggcagagactggacagccttgtctagtccctgattttagtgggattgcttccagcttctcaccatttactttgatgttggctactggttagctgtacattgcttttatcatgtttaggtatgggccttgaattcctgatctttccaagacttttatcatgaatgggtgttggattttgtcaaatgctttttctgcatctaacgagatgatcatgtagtttttgtctgtgagtttgtttatatactggattacattgatggatttccgtatattgaatcatccctgcatccctgggatggaacctacttggtcaggatggatgattggtttgatgtgttcttagattcgattagcaagaactttactgaggatttttgcatcaatattcataagggaaattggtctgaagttctctatctttgttgggtctttttgtggtttaggt
The Mus musculus strain C57BL/6J chromosome 8, GRCm38.p6 C57BL/6J genome window above contains:
- the Gpm6a gene encoding neuronal membrane glycoprotein M6-a isoform 3 (isoform 3 is encoded by transcript variant 3), with product MVEGFFTTGAIKDLYGDFKITTCGRCVSAWFIMLTYLFMLAWLGVTAFTSLPVYMYFNVWTICRNTTLVEGANLCLDLRQFGIVTIGEEKKICTASENFLRMCESTELNMTFHLFIVALAGAGAAVIAMVHYLMVLSANWAYVKDACRMQKYEDIKSKEEQELHDIHSTRSKERLNAYT